A genomic stretch from Actinomycetota bacterium includes:
- a CDS encoding bifunctional precorrin-2 dehydrogenase/sirohydrochlorin ferrochelatase, translating into MTVTHTGTQPSGSTPAHYPLLLRLEGRSCMVVGGGKVAEGKVEGLLAAHGDVTVVSPELTERLFTWFEDRRIAWIPRPYRKGDLTGCFLAVAATEDRDVNRRVWQEAEEHSILLNAPDDPHHCNFILPAVHRQGDLVVAVSSSGLAPAFSVWLRDRIAHGIGPEYGAYLDLLGNLRPEVADRFTDPAQRRRAWRRLIGDETFQHVRRGDMEAAYRAAQELFDAEEEL; encoded by the coding sequence ATGACCGTCACCCACACAGGCACACAACCGTCCGGGAGCACTCCGGCACACTACCCGCTCCTCCTCCGCCTGGAAGGTCGATCCTGCATGGTCGTCGGAGGGGGAAAGGTGGCCGAGGGCAAGGTCGAGGGTCTGCTCGCCGCCCATGGCGACGTCACCGTAGTCAGTCCAGAGCTGACCGAACGTCTGTTCACCTGGTTCGAGGACAGGCGGATCGCCTGGATCCCGAGACCGTATCGGAAGGGTGACCTCACCGGCTGCTTCCTCGCCGTCGCGGCCACCGAGGATCGGGATGTCAACCGGCGGGTGTGGCAGGAGGCCGAAGAGCACTCGATTCTGCTGAACGCCCCCGATGACCCGCACCACTGCAACTTCATCCTTCCGGCGGTACACCGGCAGGGCGATCTTGTCGTTGCGGTCTCCTCCAGCGGTCTGGCGCCGGCGTTCTCCGTCTGGCTTCGAGACCGGATCGCGCACGGCATCGGACCCGAGTACGGGGCCTATCTCGACCTGCTGGGCAACCTCAGGCCGGAGGTGGCCGACCGTTTCACCGATCCGGCGCAAAGGCGCCGAGCCTGGCGCCGGCTGATCGGCGACGAGACCTTCCAGCACGTGCGGCGTGGCGATATGGAAGCCGCCTATCGAGCTGCGCAAGAGCTATTTGATGCCGAGGAGGAACTGTGA
- the cobA gene encoding uroporphyrinogen-III C-methyltransferase produces the protein MRLVTGNEAVPSGRRAAVSSGKVFLVGAGPGDPELLTLKALRVLEEADVVLHDRLVSQEIIRMADSAAILIDVGKRPGGPGNSQDRINSTMLTYVALGKTVVRLKSGDPLIFGRGGEEWEYLRRHNIEVEFVPGITSATSVPGVAGIPLTQRGVAESFAVITGHKENGSMPEWSRYAEIDTLVILMGVRRRSAIARSLIATGRSPDEPAAFIQRGTTSDERVLVTNLGEIAAETVAVQAPAILVVGHVVELRAALASRVQVSASGRHLDAVPQVVSDMLGDCRPAGEHSESRPTAVAGRKDRSKWQPSTTGLRGA, from the coding sequence ATGCGGCTCGTGACAGGAAACGAAGCCGTCCCCTCCGGACGGCGGGCAGCGGTTTCCTCTGGCAAGGTGTTCCTGGTGGGGGCCGGTCCCGGGGACCCCGAACTCCTTACCCTCAAGGCGCTTCGCGTCCTCGAGGAAGCCGATGTCGTGCTCCACGACCGTCTGGTCAGCCAGGAGATCATCAGAATGGCCGACTCGGCGGCAATCCTCATCGACGTTGGGAAGCGGCCGGGAGGGCCGGGCAACAGCCAAGATCGTATCAATAGCACGATGCTCACCTACGTCGCGTTGGGAAAGACGGTTGTGCGCCTCAAGAGTGGAGATCCCCTCATCTTCGGACGTGGAGGCGAGGAGTGGGAATACCTCCGCCGTCACAACATCGAGGTGGAGTTCGTCCCCGGGATCACCTCGGCGACCTCGGTGCCCGGTGTGGCCGGCATCCCCCTCACCCAGCGGGGCGTCGCCGAATCGTTCGCGGTCATCACCGGCCACAAAGAGAACGGATCCATGCCGGAGTGGTCCCGCTACGCGGAGATCGACACGTTGGTGATTCTCATGGGGGTGCGCCGCCGGAGCGCCATTGCCCGCTCTCTGATCGCGACAGGCCGCTCACCCGACGAGCCGGCCGCCTTCATCCAAAGGGGAACAACCTCCGATGAGCGTGTCCTGGTCACGAACCTCGGGGAGATCGCGGCCGAGACGGTTGCGGTCCAGGCGCCGGCGATACTGGTGGTGGGGCACGTCGTCGAGCTTCGCGCCGCCCTTGCTTCGAGGGTACAGGTGTCCGCGTCCGGCCGGCATCTCGATGCGGTTCCACAAGTCGTCTCAGACATGTTGGGCGACTGCCGCCCGGCCGGGGAACACTCCGAATCCCGACCGACAGCCGTGGCGGGGCGGAAGGACAGATCAAAGTGGCAACCATCCACGACAGGCCTTCGAGGAGCATGA
- a CDS encoding phosphoadenylyl-sulfate reductase — MTATTRTRKELKAETLVGAALEYPGNVGITCSFQAGGIALLSIIRRFRPDIPVLFVDTGLHFPETYAFRDQLTETWDLNLVNITPGDGLGEGLVDDLPLTNPDLCCRLRKVDPLLRALQDYDIWFTALRRDQAPTRAATPRIDRYRLPTGKQLIKVNPIVDWTWEEVLDFSRANDLPLHPLYAAGYPSIGCAPCTSLPLDPSDTRSGRWNGTKTECGIHPPNGEATTCGS, encoded by the coding sequence GTGACCGCCACCACTCGCACGCGCAAGGAGCTCAAGGCCGAGACGCTGGTCGGTGCCGCTCTCGAGTATCCAGGCAACGTGGGTATCACCTGCAGCTTCCAGGCGGGCGGCATCGCATTGCTCAGCATCATCCGACGCTTCCGGCCTGACATCCCGGTGCTCTTCGTGGACACCGGCCTTCATTTCCCCGAGACGTACGCATTCCGCGACCAGCTCACCGAGACATGGGACCTCAACCTGGTGAACATCACTCCCGGCGACGGGCTGGGCGAGGGTCTCGTGGACGACCTGCCCCTCACGAATCCGGATCTGTGCTGCCGATTGCGCAAGGTCGATCCCCTCCTCCGGGCGCTGCAAGATTACGACATCTGGTTTACCGCACTGCGACGTGACCAGGCGCCGACCAGGGCCGCAACTCCCCGAATCGACCGATACCGGCTTCCCACCGGAAAACAGCTCATCAAGGTGAACCCGATCGTCGACTGGACCTGGGAAGAAGTCCTCGACTTCTCGCGCGCCAACGACCTGCCGTTACACCCCTTGTACGCTGCCGGTTATCCGAGCATCGGCTGTGCTCCGTGCACGTCGCTGCCTCTCGACCCGAGCGACACTCGTTCAGGTCGCTGGAACGGCACGAAGACCGAGTGCGGTATCCACCCGCCCAACGGGGAGGCCACGACATGCGGCTCGTGA
- a CDS encoding NADPH-dependent assimilatory sulfite reductase hemoprotein subunit: MTSIEHSLVEQIKAGSGFLRGTIVRELDDEKPSFSKENVVVLKFHGITEEDNRDVRADLAPGANPDVIFMVRAAIPGGVLTTEQYLALDRLADQAGNGTLRLTTRQAVQFHHARKTDLATLIRTLNQRLVTTLGASGDAVRNVMSCPAPLPDRARVGLATFAEQIADHFRPRTRAYYDIWMNGERAVTAAAADEEPLYGRTYLPRKFKIGLAFPEDNCIDVYSQDVGIIADVRSGSLEGFTLLVGGGLGRTHGRPDTFPRLADPLCFVAPEDLLEVLEGIVGIQKDFGDRLDRKQARLKYLIDHWGVDIFKDALEQRLGRRLAAPQPLSWTDADDHLGVHRQDAGRWFVGVPIEGGRIADRGDVLLRTGLRAVAERFRPGFRLTPGQNLLLTDLTDRERVDVVSTLEDHGVLPAGRIPPVILHSMACPALPTCPLAVTESERVLPEVTRALQTELDALGIGEESIRVRMTGCPNGCARPQSAEIAFVGRRKGRYDVHVGGSALGTRLNVLLAENVAREDLVHLLSPILTAYRDDRFDGETFGDFCLRSGVGDAESADRDERFPIPTPDPIDLDEYRPSPIHGATLP, from the coding sequence ATGACCTCTATCGAGCATTCGTTGGTCGAGCAGATCAAGGCCGGCAGCGGCTTTCTTCGAGGCACCATCGTCCGGGAACTGGATGACGAGAAACCGTCGTTCAGCAAAGAAAACGTCGTGGTACTGAAGTTCCACGGAATCACCGAGGAGGACAATCGGGATGTCCGCGCCGACCTGGCACCCGGCGCGAACCCAGACGTGATCTTCATGGTCAGGGCAGCAATCCCGGGAGGCGTGCTGACGACCGAACAGTACCTGGCGTTGGATCGACTGGCCGACCAGGCAGGGAACGGAACCCTTCGTCTCACAACCCGTCAGGCCGTGCAGTTCCACCATGCCCGCAAGACCGATCTCGCCACACTGATTCGGACACTGAATCAACGTCTTGTCACGACACTTGGCGCCAGTGGCGACGCCGTGCGCAACGTGATGAGCTGCCCGGCGCCGCTCCCTGACAGAGCACGTGTGGGCCTGGCCACCTTCGCAGAGCAGATCGCCGATCATTTTCGCCCACGCACCCGCGCCTACTACGACATCTGGATGAACGGTGAACGGGCAGTCACCGCCGCCGCTGCCGACGAGGAGCCGCTCTACGGCAGGACGTACCTGCCTCGCAAGTTCAAGATCGGTCTGGCTTTCCCCGAAGACAACTGCATAGATGTCTACTCCCAGGATGTGGGCATCATCGCCGATGTGCGATCCGGGAGTTTGGAGGGGTTCACGTTGCTGGTCGGCGGCGGTCTCGGCCGAACTCACGGCAGACCCGACACCTTCCCGCGGCTGGCCGACCCACTCTGCTTTGTTGCTCCCGAGGACCTCTTGGAGGTACTCGAAGGGATCGTCGGTATCCAGAAGGATTTCGGTGACCGATTGGACCGTAAACAAGCCCGGTTGAAGTATCTGATCGACCACTGGGGCGTTGACATCTTCAAGGATGCTCTGGAACAACGGCTCGGCCGACGTCTTGCTGCCCCACAGCCCTTGTCGTGGACCGACGCCGACGACCATCTGGGTGTGCATCGTCAGGACGCCGGCCGATGGTTCGTCGGAGTGCCGATCGAAGGTGGACGTATCGCCGACCGTGGCGATGTGCTGTTGCGCACCGGACTCCGTGCCGTCGCCGAGCGGTTCCGGCCCGGATTCCGGCTCACTCCAGGGCAAAACCTTCTTCTCACCGACCTCACCGATCGTGAGCGAGTGGACGTCGTATCGACGCTGGAGGATCACGGCGTCCTTCCGGCCGGTCGGATACCCCCGGTGATCCTGCACTCCATGGCATGCCCGGCCCTTCCCACGTGCCCCTTGGCGGTCACCGAGTCCGAACGTGTCCTTCCCGAGGTCACACGGGCTCTCCAGACCGAACTGGACGCACTGGGGATCGGCGAAGAAAGTATCCGAGTGCGCATGACCGGTTGCCCAAATGGGTGCGCGCGCCCTCAGAGCGCCGAGATCGCCTTCGTCGGCAGGCGCAAGGGCAGGTACGACGTCCATGTGGGCGGCAGCGCCCTCGGGACGCGCCTCAATGTGCTTCTCGCCGAGAACGTGGCCAGGGAGGACCTGGTTCACCTGCTCTCGCCGATTCTGACTGCATATCGAGATGACAGATTCGACGGAGAGACCTTCGGAGACTTCTGTCTCCGCAGCGGTGTGGGAGATGCCGAATCGGCCGACCGTGATGAGCGCTTTCCCATCCCCACACCGGACCCGATCGATCTCGACGAGTACCGACCATCCCCGATCCACGGAGCGACCCTCCCATGA